A stretch of DNA from Kazachstania africana CBS 2517 chromosome 3, complete genome:
ACTTCTTCACTCAATATGGTAATTTCTAACATTACTTCTTTCAACCTGgcattcatttttataatttcaAGCGTGGAACATTCAAAGTAAGTCCTTTTTGTTActttattgatgaagacAGGGGGCAACATTGAGACGTCAGAAAATTTGCTTCTGCTTATTTTTATGAAGAAACCTCTTTTTGCGTCAAAGCTATGAAGTAACTCAACGCTGAACTCTGAAGATAAATTCTCTATTATTGCCAATAGTTCATCAATGATACTTTTGTAGATCTGCCTTGATATATCGAGTAACCCGTTAGCACCACATTTTACGGCATAAGATCTTTGATTCTGTAGCTCTAAATTAGTTTTGGCCCATATGCAATCCTCATTGATATATTCATCTATCAAATTCCCAACCTCTGAAATAGACTTGTTGcataaaatatcatttatttGAGAAAGTAGTAAGTTGGACATGTTATAGTGTTCAAGGCGCGTTTGAAGAGTCTTGGTAATAACAATTGTTTCCTTGAGGAGAAGAacataatttattttttgttgaGACTGGATAGCTGTATGATTAAGTGAAAGTAATTTTGAGAACAGCAGGTCGAGATCTTGATATGATTTCATTGCATTTCTTAATAATTCTAGCACGTCCTGCTGTTTTTGCAATTCTGAAACGGCTTCTAGTCTTCTAGAAATACTTTCATTATCAGTAAGAGGTTGTAGAATACTACTACGCAATAATCTCTTACCCATTTTAGTAGACGTCTTATCGAGGAAGCTCCATAGGGTAATTCCTTTTttgtcaattttattttctacTAATTCAAGGCCCCTGATGGTCTTTGGGTCAATTAGAACGGTGTTTTCAGAGCATTCATACCTCATTCTAAAGTGACTGTAATGATAAAACTCGTTATTTGACTTTTTCACAACATCATCTGTATATTTAACAGCGGCACCAATAGCAGCCAGGGCATATGTTTTATCTAACAtctcatttttcaaaagatctTTTGTGTTTTCGACAATGGAGAGTTTATTTATTGCCGATATGCCACATTGTGTACTAAAGTATTTTAAAGGCCCTTCACAAAGCTTTACAGTTTCTGCgacatttaattttatcaatgtTGCTAATTTAGAAACGGTTGGCGCTAATGATGAACttggtaaaaatatttctgtAGGTTGATGGATTTGAATGTGATGAATTGTTCTGATAAAAATCTGAGAATCTACAAATTCTGAGAAGATCATTTGACCCAAGTTGTAGTTAACCGTACATATTCCAATCCGTGTCTCAATATCTTTGGAACATTCATATATTACGCATAGAATGCGATCTGGGAAAGTGCTTAGATTAACCGCCGATGTAAATGCTGTTGTATTTGTCATAATTTGGTCAGCATATCTGGTGCCAGTAAGGCAGCTCGAGTAGAAAGAAGGAGATTCACCAGTTTGCACATTCCTTTTATATAATCTCCTACCTTTAAAGGTGCCTTCACGGTTCCTGCTTCCGTCCCTCGTTAATTTTGGTGATAGTTTGGGTTTCTTAGCTGAATTCCCTATATAATTGCCCCCacttctttcaaaacatttttgatttatgaAGCTCGATAAATTTGAACTGCTCATTGTAAATTGCTAACTTGTTGCCAGTCAAAGTACTGATTTTTGCTAATAAGACTGTCATTTTTACCTTAAATGATCTCTTCGTTCAGTAAtgaaaaactgaaaaacCGACCCCAGTGAGGATTGAACTCACGATCTTGCGATTAACAGTCGCACGCCTTAACCAGCTTGGCCATGGAGtctattatttgatttttttcggagaaaaaatattacatCCCCTGTTTTTTCTCATATGATTGCCCAACAGGGCCTTATACGGACAGCTCAGCGTTTTTGTTGGAACGAGAATGTGATGGGTCTATAATAGTATAGCACATATTGTTAGATGAGAATATTATGGttgctggaaatggcattatactgacatttcaatgttttgatagttagaatgacaaatttagaatgttctagaagaattcaattacaTAATAATGAGGTAATATGAGAAACAGTAAATTTATCGGTAGTaaaaattacataataatATGGTAATGTGAtaaattgatgaagttaTCGGCAGTAAATATTAGagaatattacaaatatgATTATAGAACATGGAAAAATGTTACAAAGCAAAATATGTTGGAAAttgtataaatactcaggtgaacactgaagtttgatcaaagtttgaCACaatgtatattatttattgtataCTTTATTGTATATAAGaccagtgcattatttggtataaccactgattaataagagttatttcaattgtttgACTGACCTTGAACAAAAATGAACACAATgaacgaaaataatataaagggatcatcctctgatcttccttcaCGTCATTTGGATGATATTTTGAGGTATCGTTTGTAATCTAGAACCAGTCTTGAGCAAAAGTCTTGTATTATCTAGCGTAGTCAGCTGTCTGTAAATCTGCAATACTACCAGGACGAGTATCACGTGGTTTAAACGGGACTTAGGAgtattattgatatatcaaaaacaacaaaataaGCCTTGTTGGCGCAATCGGTAGCGCGTGTGACTCTTAATCACAAGGTTAGGGGTTCGAGCCCCCTACAGGGCTTTTGTtacatcaatttttttgttattttcagCCTGccattattatcatcattgttACATTAAGGATTTGTTCACCATAAGTGAGAACTAGTAATTTTTCTCTCAATCTTATAATAGTTTATCTGTTCCTTTGCTGGTGCAGCTGATAAAGACAGTTGAATTTACAGCGATttacattttcaaaaaatgcaTGGAAGTAAGTGTACTTTATCAGAAAGCTACGAAGACTGTTTCAGATAACCTGGAATAAACAGTGTCTCAATCATTGTCCTCTAAAAATAAACGTAGCCAGAAAATCAGACGTCTATGAGGCTGTATCAGCTCAAAAAGAGGAATCCTAAATCGATGCGAATCAATATAATTTGGGtcaggaaaaaaaagtagaAATTATCTCACTGAAAGTGCTATTATATAGTTTTCGGTACAAAAAGGAGAGAAACGATAGGATCCAGATATGATACAACAATTAGAGAATGGCTTCAGTATAAGGCCAATCTCTTTGAACGATTTTGAAGAGGTTAAGGATACTTTATCCGCATTGACAGTAGTTGGAGAGATAAGCCCCGAGATATATGCTAGcttattgaaatattggGATACTTTATATTTAGATGATAATAAGACTAAAGTTTACAATGTCCACGTTATAGTTGACTCAAGTGGTACTATATGTGCAGTTGGTACTATTTTCctcgaaaaaaaaattattcattgCGGTGGTATTGTTGGAcatattgaagatatttcagTAAATAAGAAATGCCAAGGAATGAAACTAgggaaattattgatagaACATCTTACAAATGTTGGCAGGAAAGCAGGCTGTTACAAGATTATATTAGATTGTGATGTTAAAAATACTGGGttttatgaaaaatgtGGGTATTCCAATGCCGGTGTTGAAATGCAAATAAGATTTTAATAGGTGTAGAATGATAAAtgaagaatgaaaatggttAATTATATAATACATAGAAAAATGATGTTGGTTTGCTTGCTTCTTCTCCCTATTCTTTTACTGTTTGAATGCATAATCTTGATATATTAATTTATGGAATCCAAAGCTTCCATAGCCACAATTGAATTTCCCCTTATAACGGTTTGTGATCCTAATGGAATATTTGAGTCATTCTTAGAAAGTTCGAAGGCATCGTCCAGCACAATGTTTAAAAAGATGTCATAACCTCGAAGTATACCGGCAACTTTTCTTGAACCATTTATTTGTAATAAGACCTTTTTATCcatatatttctttaattcaGGGGTTGACACCATCGTTGTATTTATTAGATTTGCAATATTAATGGTTTATGAAGAGAATAGTTTGCGTTTGTACTAGCTCCTTCTAATAAAACTCGCAAATATTACATTTATAGCCTCTTGgtattatttaattttcgGGATTGtatatttaaaaaaaatcatctCGTACGTGAACTGATAAATACTCGGGCTTACACTCTTCTGCCTGAAGATACGCTCGATGACATCAAAATGTTAAAGGTGGCTCTGTAAATGACTAAGTGCCAAAGTTAATCTTTTTGAAGTAGATATAGTATCTATATAAGAATATAAATGATTATTTGGTGAAGAGGAGGTAAAGAAATATATCATAGACCAAAACTTAGCCAATCTAAAGTGGGATTACTGTAGCTTCCATAACTGGTGTCACTGCCTTTACCACCAGCACCAgcattaaaattattaatattattattagtattaatattattacttcTTCTATTGGCAGCTGTACTATTTCTTTGTCGTTTTTTGATAACGTcagttttcaaagaaagaggTCTCATTACACCATGCAATCGTAGAAAGAGACCACATGCATTACAAAGAGGATGACCTTCAGAATCTTTTCTCCATAGAGGTGTTGTTGAAGTTTGACAATTGTGACAAATATTCACTTGAGTATCTGACGAtggtttttttttaattttcctgtttatttgtttcatttgaGATGGTCTCTTACCTAATTTTACTGCTGTCTTTGATTCAAATAAGAAAGATGACATGAAGTCATTCCCATCTGAAGGAAAGTCGTTGAAGGAGTCGATAAATTGCGAGTGTACACTATTTGAAGGTAAATCTAAATCTACGAAATTATCATGAGATTGAATAGCTATTGGTAATGACATAGCAAAATTGGAGCCACCAGTGTATGAAGTTAAATTTGTATACGATCCATAATCGTTACTAAAGAGACTATAATTACTATCGCGGCTTGTCAAATCTGGTTCAGGGGTATCaatgtttttcaaattagtTAATAcatcatattttgaattactCGATTTGAGTCtgtttatattttgtaatCTCCAAGAAAGATTTAGTATTCTTTCACTATATTGTAAGTTATCCTTCGCCAAAgaatataatttgaatatgtCGATAGTGTCATTTAGATCgaatttattttgaaaaagagagTCATTAAATGGGTCGTTTGAGAAAGAATCTGAAATCTGTGcccttttcaattgataagTCAATGCTGacatctttgaaaaatgatttttataaattgaAGGCTTTTTCCCCAGCCGTATGTAGACCCTACCAAGGTGCAATTAATAAGctgtatatatatatatatatatacctatatatatatatatttcttaCGTAGTCGCCAGTGCCTGACATTTCTTTCCTGCACTGATAAAGGAGAGTACCGGTTAATATTGAGTAACATTGCGGTCTCCTACTGCGTCACAGATAGTAATGCCAATAGTCAAAAAGGGAAAATGCAAGATTGACAGTATCAGGACTTTACCAgccaagaagaagaagaagaagaagaagaagaagaagattatAATTATTTACCAAAATCATTTATTATTGGATTGATAAGAGATGGGAcagaaaaaggaaaaaaatttagtaAACAGTTTATCTACAGCCAATAAATTAGATATAATATATTCCTGTGGCTTATTTACATTCTGTAGACAATTTAATCTAGCCACGTGAgccaaaaataaagatgcTGCAataattattatcattattaccACTTCCTTCCTACTGTGAATTTAACAGGAGAGGCcacaaaattgaaattcgCCATGCGAGAAAAAACTGTGCGATAACGGCGATCTTCACAATCATCATGGTGCCAGGGGAATCGCATATTGcaacattgaaaatatcgTGTACTGCGCTATCGGTTTAAATTGCTTGGCCGTTCTATTACACTTGCATCTACACAAGGAATGAAGCAATGAGGCCCTGACCACTCAATTCTTGACAGTGACCTCTTCAAGCTTGGtaagagaaaaatcaatCATTTTTGCGTAACCCTAACTTGTTTATCAGACCAATAGTGCGGTGTACTGATTAGGGCAAGCCCATCTTTTTTCTAACAGTTGTTCATTacggaaaaaaaaaaataccaGTAGGAAAGTTGCCTGTTGCATTTTGAACCTTGTATTAGTTCAGTATGAAGCTCATCACTTACTACAAACCCAGCAGTTTATAACGTCACAATGTCTGGCACTAATGATAGAAGAAGGGTCGTTGATGATCAATACGATGAGCTACTCAAGACAGACAAACAGTTACAATTTGCATTTAAatctattgaaaattacTATAATGCAAAGGATACCGATTTAGTCAAAGACGCCTTAATACTAGATTTGAAGGATTCAACTAGTAATATCAGACGTCATATCGTGAATGTCGACGATATATCGAGGATTAATTACGAAATGATCAAGAATGCTCCCGGTAATCTTGTGGCATCTGAACATGAAAATGACGTAGATATAGATCTTTTAAAGACTAAAATGTTCAAAAACAACCTTTACGAATTGAATGATACTTACTTAAACTTGatcaattggaaaaattccATACGAGAGGAACaaagtaatgaaaatgatgataatttaAATACTGATTTACCTTCATTAAATGATCAAATAGAATATCTGTACCAAATCCAAGAAAAACTATTGAAACAGtataattcaatgataaataACGAAAAGAAATGGTTCACACTCCGTGAATTACTACTAGATGCAAATATAGAGCTAGATTTATTCAGTACTAACGAATCGAATCCAAAGTTTATAAAGATAAATCTAGGTgataaaaatttacaaaattcaCAATCTTTTGCAAACACTTTAGCATTCAATAGACCAAAGAGACAGAAACTAAATAATGGTAAACCATCAAACATACTATGATAGAACACTagtaatatttatataattgtTTACATAGTAAAATGCAGGAACATTTTTCACTACCGGGTAAGTAAGACTCatactttttctttttcttcccGACCTCGAAGAAGCAAtagtttgaaaaattttcatcttcgAAAGATTTGAAGTAATAAAAGTGACGAATTTTGCATAATTATATCATATTTATAAAGATCATCATCGTCGTAGACCATCCATCCTCAGGGAAGAAATAGATATGTCTGATTTTcaattagaaattttacaaaaattaaacgATTTGAATGAGATCAAATCTACTATAAAAGTTTTCCCAACTGTTTCATCACAAGATGTACTTTCCGCGTTAAACTCTTTGAAAGCTCATAATAAATTGACTTACTCAAAAATCGATTCTATCCACTACGATTTAAGCGATGAAGGTAAAGAAATTGTAACTAACGGTTCTCATGAAGTTAAATTGACCCAATTAATCAATGAAATGGGTAAACTACAAATTAAAGATGTCATGTCCAAATTCGGTGCCAACGGTAAAGTTGGTCAAGCTCGtgctttcaaaaatggttGGATTGTGaagaataaagaaaacGAATTggaattaaaagaaaatatcaacgTGAATGAATTAAAAGACGAAACTAAAGATTTATTAACATTGATCTCACAAGGTTCTTACGATTCTATCGATAATAAAGTTATTgctgatttgaaaaagagaaaattaatCGTCCAAAGAAAGGAAACCGATTTTATCATTACTAAAGGTGctgaattttctttagAGTTAACAAAATTAGAAACTGATATAACTTCTGATATGATTGTCACTGGCGCTTACAAAGACTTGAAATTTAAACCATACAACTTCAACTCCCAAGGTATATCAACTCAATCCGGTGCCTTACATCCATTAAATAAAGTCAGAGAGGAATTTAGACAGATTTTCTTCTCAATGGGTTTCACAGAGATGCCATCAAATCAATATGTCGAAACTGGTTTCTGGAATTTTGATGCCTTATATGTCCCTCAACAACATCCTGCCCGTGATTTACAAGATACTTTCTACATCAAGGATCCTCTAACTGCTGACTTACCAGAAGATAAAGTTTACATGGAAAATGTTAAAGCAGTACACGAAAATGGTAAATTCGATTCCATAGGTT
This window harbors:
- the SMX2 gene encoding mRNA splicing protein SMX2 (similar to Saccharomyces cerevisiae SMX2 (YFL017W-A); ancestral locus Anc_8.57), yielding MVSTPELKKYMDKKVLLQINGSRKVAGILRGYDIFLNIVLDDAFELSKNDSNIPLGSQTVIRGNSIVAMEALDSIN
- the GAT1 gene encoding Gat1p (similar to Saccharomyces cerevisiae GAT1 (YFL021W); ancestral locus Anc_8.55) translates to MSALTYQLKRAQISDSFSNDPFNDSLFQNKFDLNDTIDIFKLYSLAKDNLQYSERILNLSWRLQNINRLKSSNSKYDVLTNLKNIDTPEPDLTSRDSNYSLFSNDYGSYTNLTSYTGGSNFAMSLPIAIQSHDNFVDLDLPSNSVHSQFIDSFNDFPSDGNDFMSSFLFESKTAVKLGKRPSQMKQINRKIKKKPSSDTQVNICHNCQTSTTPLWRKDSEGHPLCNACGLFLRLHGVMRPLSLKTDVIKKRQRNSTAANRRSNNINTNNNINNFNAGAGGKGSDTSYGSYSNPTLDWLSFGL
- the IES3 gene encoding Ies3p (similar to Saccharomyces cerevisiae IES3 (YLR052W); ancestral locus Anc_8.53), whose amino-acid sequence is MSGTNDRRRVVDDQYDELLKTDKQLQFAFKSIENYYNAKDTDLVKDALILDLKDSTSNIRRHIVNVDDISRINYEMIKNAPGNLVASEHENDVDIDLLKTKMFKNNLYELNDTYLNLINWKNSIREEQSNENDDNLNTDLPSLNDQIEYLYQIQEKLLKQYNSMINNEKKWFTLRELLLDANIELDLFSTNESNPKFIKINLGDKNLQNSQSFANTLAFNRPKRQKLNNGKPSNIL
- the GNA1 gene encoding glucosamine 6-phosphate N-acetyltransferase (similar to Saccharomyces cerevisiae GNA1 (YFL017C); ancestral locus Anc_8.58), coding for MIQQLENGFSIRPISLNDFEEVKDTLSALTVVGEISPEIYASLLKYWDTLYLDDNKTKVYNVHVIVDSSGTICAVGTIFLEKKIIHCGGIVGHIEDISVNKKCQGMKLGKLLIEHLTNVGRKAGCYKIILDCDVKNTGFYEKCGYSNAGVEMQIRF
- the FRS2 gene encoding phenylalanine--tRNA ligase subunit alpha (similar to Saccharomyces cerevisiae FRS2 (YFL022C); ancestral locus Anc_8.52) translates to MSDFQLEILQKLNDLNEIKSTIKVFPTVSSQDVLSALNSLKAHNKLTYSKIDSIHYDLSDEGKEIVTNGSHEVKLTQLINEMGKLQIKDVMSKFGANGKVGQARAFKNGWIVKNKENELELKENINVNELKDETKDLLTLISQGSYDSIDNKVIADLKKRKLIVQRKETDFIITKGAEFSLELTKLETDITSDMIVTGAYKDLKFKPYNFNSQGISTQSGALHPLNKVREEFRQIFFSMGFTEMPSNQYVETGFWNFDALYVPQQHPARDLQDTFYIKDPLTADLPEDKVYMENVKAVHENGKFDSIGYRYNWKEVECQKLVLRTHTTAISAAMLHELAKDPKPTRLFSIDRVFRNEAVDATHLAEFHQVEGVLADYNITLGDLIKFMEDFFAKMGVTGLRFKPTYNPYTEPSMEIYSWHEGLGKWVEIGNSGMFRPEMLESMGLPKDLKVLGWGLSLERPTMIKYKVQNIRELLGHKVSLEFIESNPAARLDEDLYE
- the MSH4 gene encoding MutS family protein MSH4 (similar to Saccharomyces cerevisiae MSH4 (YFL003C); ancestral locus Anc_8.73); this translates as MSSSNLSSFINQKCFERSGGNYIGNSAKKPKLSPKLTRDGSRNREGTFKGRRLYKRNVQTGESPSFYSSCLTGTRYADQIMTNTTAFTSAVNLSTFPDRILCVIYECSKDIETRIGICTVNYNLGQMIFSEFVDSQIFIRTIHHIQIHQPTEIFLPSSSLAPTVSKLATLIKLNVAETVKLCEGPLKYFSTQCGISAINKLSIVENTKDLLKNEMLDKTYALAAIGAAVKYTDDVVKKSNNEFYHYSHFRMRYECSENTVLIDPKTIRGLELVENKIDKKGITLWSFLDKTSTKMGKRLLRSSILQPLTDNESISRRLEAVSELQKQQDVLELLRNAMKSYQDLDLLFSKLLSLNHTAIQSQQKINYVLLLKETIVITKTLQTRLEHYNMSNLLLSQINDILCNKSISEVGNLIDEYINEDCIWAKTNLELQNQRSYAVKCGANGLLDISRQIYKSIIDELLAIIENLSSEFSVELLHSFDAKRGFFIKISRSKFSDVSMLPPVFINKVTKRTYFECSTLEIIKMNARLKEVMLEITILSEEVVDRLLKKTVKKISVLFMLSEAVSLLDLLCCFAFNSSLYNYCIPRFTNTLFIEESRHPVLETSIKNFVSNRISSMKQSSSLQIVTGCNMSGKSLYLKQIALLCIMAQMGSPIPAKSALFPIFTKIHARVCNDTMELTSSNFAFEMKEMAYFLCDTDDKTLMVLDELGRGSSIGDGFAISMAFAEYLLKTKSTVFLSTHFQDIPKLLSTRAAVVHLHMQTDVTSGQLTMHYKVCQSPFYIENSGLRVVKNLFKPIVLEEAHTISAALLKNKKDSDETQKGQRSLDRVTLTNQMKKIHNLVNILEGYSIQQGRILNELKGLQNEFIHNFDSI